In one window of bacterium DNA:
- a CDS encoding transposase — translation MLTRFFNKRKCYISYYPQSIQNHRKNYGTSAIFLPPYSPNLNLIERVWKFFKIKVIRGKYYERFDKFKAIVHEFFENFGSYKEELESLLVKKISDNRGC, via the coding sequence ATATTAACAAGGTTTTTTAATAAGAGGAAGTGTTACATTTCTTATTACCCTCAGTCTATTCAAAACCATAGGAAAAATTACGGAACCTCTGCTATATTTCTTCCCCCATATTCTCCTAATCTTAATCTTATTGAGCGGGTATGGAAATTCTTCAAAATTAAGGTGATAAGAGGCAAATACTATGAGAGATTTGATAAGTTTAAGGCTATAGTTCATGAATTCTTTGAGAATTTTGGAAGTTATAAAGAAGAATTAGAGAGCTTACTTGTCAAAAAAATTTCAGATAATAGAGGTTGTTGA